The Streptomyces sp. Je 1-332 genome has a window encoding:
- a CDS encoding glycosyltransferase, whose product MRVLLSTYGSRGDVEPLVGLAERLRELGAEVRVCAPPDEDFAQRLDAVDVPLVPVGRSARALTNAAPQPSSLPQRAAELIASQFDAVSAAAEGCDVVVATGVMPAAAGARSVAEKLGIPSVSVTFQQITLPSPHHAPLAYAGRPFPPDVTDNRVLWDLDAESINALFGEALNTNRASVGLPPVDNVRDYVIGDKPWLATDPVLDPWHHTPDFDVVQTGAWIMPDERPLPAELVAFLDAGEPPVYVGFGSMPMGASKEDSQDASRVVVDAVRAQGRRVLVSRGWADLAPLDDRDDCFVVGEANHQTLFGRVAAVVHHGGAGTTTTATRAGAPQVVVPQATDQPYWAARVVDLGIGAAHDGPTPTIASLSAALGTALTPETRARAKSVAATIRTDGAEVAAKLLLDMVGRGEG is encoded by the coding sequence GTGCGTGTGTTGTTGTCTACGTACGGTTCGCGCGGGGACGTCGAACCGCTGGTGGGACTCGCGGAGCGGTTGCGGGAGCTCGGCGCGGAGGTGCGGGTGTGCGCGCCGCCGGACGAGGACTTCGCGCAGCGGCTGGACGCTGTCGATGTGCCCTTGGTGCCGGTGGGCCGGTCGGCGCGCGCCCTGACGAACGCCGCGCCGCAGCCGTCGTCCCTGCCCCAGCGTGCCGCCGAGTTGATCGCGAGCCAGTTCGATGCGGTCAGCGCGGCGGCCGAGGGGTGCGACGTGGTGGTGGCGACCGGCGTGATGCCGGCCGCGGCCGGTGCGCGGTCCGTGGCCGAGAAGCTCGGCATCCCTTCCGTGTCCGTGACCTTCCAGCAGATCACTCTGCCGTCGCCGCACCACGCGCCACTGGCGTACGCGGGCCGGCCGTTCCCGCCGGACGTGACGGACAACCGGGTGTTGTGGGACCTGGACGCCGAGAGCATCAACGCGCTGTTCGGCGAGGCGCTCAACACGAACCGGGCGTCGGTCGGCCTGCCCCCGGTAGACAACGTCCGTGACTACGTCATCGGCGACAAGCCGTGGCTGGCGACGGACCCGGTCCTCGACCCGTGGCACCACACACCGGACTTCGACGTCGTGCAGACCGGCGCGTGGATCATGCCTGACGAACGGCCGCTCCCCGCCGAGCTGGTGGCGTTCCTGGACGCCGGAGAACCACCGGTCTACGTGGGCTTCGGCAGCATGCCGATGGGCGCGTCGAAGGAGGACTCGCAGGACGCGTCCCGGGTTGTCGTCGATGCGGTCCGCGCGCAGGGCCGCCGTGTGCTCGTCTCCCGCGGGTGGGCCGACCTGGCCCCGCTCGACGACCGGGACGACTGCTTCGTCGTCGGCGAGGCCAACCACCAGACCCTGTTCGGCCGGGTGGCCGCCGTGGTGCACCACGGCGGCGCGGGCACCACGACGACCGCCACGCGCGCCGGAGCGCCCCAAGTGGTGGTGCCCCAGGCGACGGACCAGCCGTACTGGGCCGCCCGCGTGGTCGACCTTGGCATCGGCGCGGCACACGACGGCCCGACCCCGACCATCGCCTCCCTGTCCGCCGCGCTCGGGACGGCCCTGACTCCCGAGACCCGCGCGCGGGCGAAGTCGGTGGCCGCCACGATCCGCACGGACGGCGCGGAAGTGGCGGCGAAGCTGCTGCTCGACATGGTCGGCCGGGGGGAGGGGTGA
- a CDS encoding MEDS domain-containing protein, whose translation MADTGSASVGTIPVQHLRSGDHAFVSYGDDDAGRDVVSAFTWAGLVQREKVMVFAAPHLDDERVWARLDAPGALLGSARESGQLVLSSMRALIHPEEAFTPHRQWERITEETERALAEGYTGLRTYIDMHWVGALGADIEVMTHRESHAQHLFTGRPYTEICAYDTRWFEPDVVTAMHKAHPCRLLPHLGALHAELTEGRVRLVGEADLATREQFIGAVREGLRRAEESRQPLVVDLSGLVFLGVACAVDLLRLVLEHPHGPVRVHCPPTSARILRRAGADQVPHMVLSEVVR comes from the coding sequence ATGGCGGATACCGGCTCGGCGTCGGTCGGTACGATCCCTGTCCAGCATCTCCGGTCCGGTGACCACGCGTTCGTCAGTTACGGCGACGACGACGCGGGCCGCGACGTGGTATCCGCCTTCACGTGGGCAGGGCTCGTACAGCGCGAGAAGGTGATGGTCTTCGCCGCGCCCCACCTGGACGACGAACGGGTGTGGGCCCGGCTGGACGCGCCGGGAGCCCTGCTGGGATCCGCCCGGGAGAGCGGGCAGTTGGTGCTCAGCAGCATGCGTGCCCTCATCCATCCCGAGGAGGCGTTCACCCCCCACCGCCAGTGGGAGCGCATCACGGAGGAGACCGAGCGGGCCCTGGCGGAGGGCTACACCGGGCTGCGCACCTATATCGACATGCACTGGGTGGGGGCCCTGGGCGCCGACATCGAGGTGATGACGCACCGCGAGTCCCACGCTCAGCATCTGTTCACCGGCCGCCCCTACACCGAGATCTGTGCCTACGACACCCGCTGGTTCGAGCCCGACGTCGTGACGGCCATGCACAAGGCGCACCCCTGTCGGCTGCTGCCGCACCTGGGGGCTCTGCACGCCGAACTGACGGAAGGCAGGGTGCGGTTGGTCGGTGAAGCGGACCTCGCCACTCGGGAGCAGTTCATCGGTGCCGTGCGTGAAGGGCTCAGGCGGGCCGAGGAATCCCGGCAGCCGCTGGTCGTGGACCTGTCCGGTCTCGTGTTCCTCGGCGTCGCTTGCGCCGTGGACCTGCTGCGGCTGGTTCTGGAACATCCGCACGGCCCGGTCCGGGTCCACTGTCCACCGACATCGGCCCGCATACTGCGCCGAGCCGGCGCCGATCAGGTGCCTCACATGGTGCTCAGCGAGGTGGTCCGCTGA
- a CDS encoding damage-control phosphatase ARMT1 family protein: MNDAADANDAASAADAAEAPVILSNAPGSFPRSVLAERHPALIKKVRDAFPYGPRQHRALDALLTQATEGVIEPLGPEAHDRHLWERWGREYFGLSWFDVPFLWAESYFYRQLLTAVGYFEAGPWQGIDPFRPFKQAELHTGEADEELAALDRLAPRPVDEQRQAMLLGSLWGNRADLGFAVGGGGSGTVESRLVADDSELLWSLLPEGGAATLCLVADNAGRELLPDLILIDHLLHLRRAERVVLHIKPYPYYVSDAMTADVIDCLHRLKGARGVAAEVGQRLWSAMGDGRITVRSHAFSCAPLPYARMPEDLRREFAEADVTVMKGDLNYRRLVGDRLWPATTPFEERTAYFLGPVAALRTLKSDVIVGLDGRTEAALVAAHGQGWRTSGTHALIQARP, encoded by the coding sequence ATGAACGACGCAGCCGACGCGAACGACGCGGCCAGCGCCGCCGACGCAGCCGAAGCACCCGTCATCCTGAGCAACGCACCCGGCTCCTTCCCCAGAAGCGTGCTCGCGGAGCGGCATCCCGCGCTCATCAAGAAGGTCCGCGACGCCTTCCCGTACGGCCCTCGGCAGCATCGCGCCCTCGACGCTCTCCTGACGCAGGCCACGGAGGGCGTGATCGAGCCGCTGGGGCCCGAGGCGCACGACCGTCACCTGTGGGAGCGATGGGGGCGCGAGTACTTCGGCCTGTCCTGGTTCGACGTGCCCTTCCTGTGGGCCGAGAGCTACTTCTACCGCCAACTCCTCACCGCTGTCGGTTACTTCGAGGCCGGGCCCTGGCAGGGCATCGATCCGTTCCGCCCCTTCAAGCAGGCCGAACTCCACACCGGGGAGGCCGACGAGGAACTGGCCGCACTCGACCGCCTGGCCCCGCGTCCCGTCGACGAACAGCGCCAGGCCATGCTCCTCGGCTCCCTGTGGGGCAACCGCGCCGACCTCGGCTTCGCCGTGGGCGGCGGCGGTTCCGGGACCGTCGAATCGCGGCTCGTCGCCGACGACTCCGAACTGCTGTGGTCCCTGCTCCCCGAAGGCGGCGCGGCCACGCTGTGCCTGGTCGCGGACAACGCCGGACGCGAGCTGCTGCCCGACCTCATCCTCATCGACCACCTCCTGCACCTGCGGCGCGCGGAGCGGGTCGTGCTGCACATCAAGCCCTACCCGTACTACGTCTCGGACGCCATGACCGCCGACGTGATCGACTGCCTGCACCGTCTCAAGGGCGCACGGGGCGTCGCCGCGGAGGTGGGCCAACGCCTGTGGTCGGCCATGGGTGACGGTCGGATCACCGTACGCAGCCACGCCTTCTCCTGCGCCCCGCTGCCGTACGCGCGGATGCCCGAGGATCTGCGCCGGGAATTCGCCGAGGCCGACGTGACCGTCATGAAGGGCGATCTGAACTACCGGCGCCTGGTCGGCGACCGGCTGTGGCCCGCCACCACGCCGTTCGAGGAGCGCACCGCGTACTTCCTGGGACCGGTGGCCGCCCTGCGGACACTGAAGTCCGACGTGATCGTCGGGCTCGACGGACGGACCGAAGCGGCGCTCGTCGCCGCACACGGCCAGGGATGGCGCACCAGCGGCACCCACGCCCTGATCCAGGCACGGCCGTGA
- a CDS encoding amidase — protein MQPYELSLADASQAMAAKKLSPVELTASVLDRIGAVDERLHAYVTVDADSARKSAERAEREIAQGESRGPLHGIPMGLKDLIDVEGMPTTASSRVRSCHVAARDSAVATRLSDAGAVLLGKTHTHEFAYGLTTPQTRNAWDHGRVAGGSSGGSAVAVAAGGATFALGTDTGGSIRVPAALNGVVGLKPTYGLISRRGVTSLSWSLDHVGPLTRTVRDASLVLAALVGRDEYDPASPASEGDLSGLRVGVPRNYYFERISPEVEKGVRRAIGRLQELGAELVDVEIPLTRYIQATQWGLMVPEATSYHERTLRSVPDLYTPDVRVLLEAGEFVSAGDYLRAQRARTLMREAWAHMLARVDVIAAPAVPMTAVEAGQGSVRWADGTVEAVSDSYVRLSAPANITGVPALTLPVGKDHAGLPIGMQLMGRPLDEATVLRVGHAYEMIHGTALEAMNSR, from the coding sequence ATGCAGCCGTATGAGCTGTCCCTGGCCGACGCCTCCCAGGCCATGGCCGCGAAGAAGCTCTCCCCGGTCGAGCTGACCGCGTCGGTGCTCGACCGCATCGGAGCGGTGGACGAGCGACTCCACGCCTACGTCACCGTCGACGCGGACTCCGCCCGGAAGTCGGCGGAACGGGCCGAGCGTGAGATCGCCCAGGGGGAGTCGCGCGGTCCGCTGCACGGGATACCCATGGGTCTGAAGGACCTGATCGACGTCGAGGGCATGCCCACCACGGCGAGCTCACGCGTCAGGTCCTGCCATGTCGCCGCGCGCGACAGCGCCGTCGCCACGCGCCTGTCCGACGCCGGTGCGGTGCTGCTGGGGAAGACCCACACCCACGAGTTCGCCTACGGCCTCACCACTCCCCAGACGCGCAACGCCTGGGACCACGGCCGCGTCGCCGGTGGGTCCAGCGGCGGCTCAGCCGTGGCCGTCGCGGCGGGAGGGGCCACCTTCGCGCTGGGGACGGACACCGGCGGTTCGATCCGCGTGCCCGCGGCGCTGAACGGCGTGGTTGGCCTCAAGCCGACGTACGGCCTGATCTCCCGCCGGGGAGTGACCTCCCTGTCCTGGTCCCTGGATCATGTCGGCCCCCTCACCCGTACGGTGCGGGACGCCTCGCTCGTCCTTGCCGCGTTGGTGGGCCGGGACGAGTACGATCCCGCCTCCCCGGCGTCGGAAGGTGACCTTTCAGGGCTACGGGTCGGAGTGCCGCGCAACTACTACTTCGAGCGGATCAGCCCGGAGGTGGAGAAGGGCGTGCGCCGGGCCATCGGGCGGCTCCAGGAGCTGGGGGCCGAACTCGTCGACGTAGAGATCCCGTTGACGCGCTATATCCAGGCCACTCAGTGGGGTCTGATGGTCCCGGAGGCGACGTCGTACCACGAGCGGACGCTTCGCTCGGTGCCCGATCTGTACACGCCGGACGTCCGCGTCCTGCTGGAGGCGGGCGAGTTCGTGTCCGCCGGTGACTATCTCAGGGCCCAGCGCGCGAGGACGCTGATGCGCGAGGCCTGGGCCCACATGCTCGCCCGCGTCGACGTGATCGCCGCCCCGGCGGTCCCGATGACGGCCGTCGAGGCCGGACAGGGCAGTGTGCGGTGGGCGGACGGCACGGTGGAGGCCGTCTCCGACAGCTACGTCCGTCTCTCCGCGCCCGCCAACATCACAGGGGTGCCCGCGCTGACCCTGCCCGTGGGGAAGGATCACGCGGGCCTGCCGATCGGCATGCAACTCATGGGGCGCCCGCTCGACGAGGCGACCGTGCTGCGGGTCGGGCACGCGTACGAGATGATCCATGGCACCGCGCTAGAAGCAATGAATTCGCGTTAA
- a CDS encoding phosphocholine-specific phospholipase C, with product MPAFNRRRFLQAAGGTAGVAALSASIMRAADIPASARSGSIDDVEHIVVLMQENRSFDHYFGTLGGVRGFGDPRPLTLESGKSVWHQSGDGEEVLPYHPDADDLGMQFIAGLDHDWETGHQAWNKGKYDDWIAAKSPGTMAYLTREDIPFHYALADAFTVCDSYHSSFMGATDPNRYYLYSGHTGNDGKGGGPVLGNEEVGYDWTTYPERLEKAGVSWKIYQDIGDGLTEDGLWGVLEDAYRGNYGDNSLMFFNKYRNSKPGDPLYEKARKGTKVKEGGHLLDDLRADVKAGKLPQISWIAAPEAFCEHPNWPANYGAWYISQVLDALTSDPEVWSKTALIITYDENDGYFDHVPPPYPPADSSWGASTVDTELDHFPGDSDYSAGPYGLGMRVPTLVVSPWSTGGYVCSEVFDHTSVIQFMERRFGVHEPHISPWRRAICGDLTSAFDFSLKHTERADLPSTDAYEPPDQERHGSYQHSPPASPALPKQEKGARPTRPLPYTPLVTAAVKPADGNVELTFTPGDETGACFLVTSGNRDDGPWTYTASAGKKISDTWSTAPSEGTYELTVHGPGGYLRTYEGTAATPGPEVIGRHDESSGRIELTFINHAKTACRLTITNAYGDKSTELTVAAGGRKTRRVDLGHSKRWYDLRVRSDSDSAYLRRLAGHVETGEPGTSDPALRTA from the coding sequence ATGCCCGCATTCAACCGTCGACGCTTCCTCCAGGCAGCGGGTGGCACCGCCGGCGTCGCGGCTCTGTCCGCCAGCATCATGCGCGCCGCCGACATCCCCGCCTCCGCCCGGTCGGGATCGATCGACGACGTCGAGCACATCGTGGTCCTCATGCAGGAGAACCGCTCCTTCGACCACTACTTCGGCACGCTGGGCGGCGTCCGCGGTTTCGGTGACCCCCGTCCGCTGACCCTGGAGAGCGGAAAGTCCGTATGGCACCAGTCCGGCGACGGTGAGGAAGTCCTGCCCTATCATCCCGACGCCGACGACCTGGGTATGCAGTTCATCGCCGGCCTCGACCACGACTGGGAGACCGGCCATCAGGCGTGGAACAAAGGAAAGTACGACGACTGGATAGCGGCCAAGTCGCCGGGGACGATGGCCTATCTGACCAGGGAGGACATTCCCTTCCACTACGCGCTGGCCGACGCCTTCACGGTCTGCGACTCCTACCACTCGTCGTTCATGGGCGCGACCGACCCCAACCGCTATTACCTCTACTCCGGGCATACCGGAAACGACGGGAAGGGCGGCGGTCCGGTCCTCGGTAACGAAGAAGTCGGCTACGACTGGACCACCTATCCCGAGCGCCTGGAGAAGGCCGGGGTGTCGTGGAAGATCTATCAGGACATCGGTGACGGCCTCACGGAGGACGGGCTGTGGGGCGTTCTGGAGGACGCCTACCGCGGAAACTACGGCGACAACTCGCTGATGTTCTTCAACAAGTACCGCAACTCGAAGCCGGGTGACCCCCTTTACGAAAAGGCGAGGAAGGGAACGAAGGTCAAGGAGGGCGGTCATCTCCTCGATGACCTGCGCGCCGACGTCAAGGCGGGGAAACTCCCGCAGATTTCCTGGATCGCCGCCCCCGAAGCTTTCTGCGAGCACCCCAACTGGCCCGCGAATTACGGGGCCTGGTACATCTCGCAGGTTCTGGACGCACTGACGTCCGACCCCGAGGTGTGGAGCAAGACCGCCCTGATCATCACGTACGACGAGAACGACGGCTACTTCGACCACGTGCCCCCGCCCTACCCGCCGGCCGACTCCTCCTGGGGCGCGTCCACCGTCGACACCGAGCTCGACCACTTCCCCGGCGACAGCGACTACAGCGCGGGCCCCTACGGGCTCGGCATGCGGGTGCCCACCCTCGTCGTCTCCCCGTGGTCCACCGGCGGCTACGTCTGCTCCGAGGTCTTCGACCACACCTCCGTCATCCAGTTCATGGAGCGCCGCTTCGGCGTCCACGAACCGCACATCTCCCCCTGGCGCCGCGCCATCTGCGGCGACCTCACATCGGCCTTCGACTTCAGCCTCAAGCACACCGAGCGCGCGGACCTGCCGAGCACCGACGCCTATGAGCCGCCGGACCAGGAACGGCACGGCAGCTACCAGCACTCCCCGCCGGCCTCCCCCGCCCTGCCCAAGCAGGAGAAGGGCGCGCGGCCCACCCGGCCCCTGCCCTACACACCCCTGGTCACCGCGGCCGTCAAGCCCGCCGACGGCAACGTCGAGCTCACCTTCACGCCGGGTGACGAGACGGGCGCCTGCTTCCTCGTCACGTCCGGCAACCGCGACGACGGGCCCTGGACGTACACCGCATCGGCGGGCAAGAAGATCTCCGACACGTGGAGCACCGCCCCCTCGGAGGGGACGTACGAGCTGACGGTGCACGGGCCGGGCGGCTATCTGCGGACGTACGAGGGCACGGCCGCGACCCCGGGCCCGGAGGTCATCGGCCGTCACGACGAGAGCAGCGGTCGCATCGAGCTCACGTTCATCAACCACGCCAAGACCGCCTGCCGCCTGACCATCACCAACGCCTACGGCGACAAGAGCACTGAGCTCACCGTCGCCGCGGGCGGGCGCAAGACCCGCCGAGTGGACCTCGGCCACAGCAAGCGCTGGTACGACCTGCGGGTGCGGTCCGACAGTGACAGCGCCTATCTGCGGCGGCTGGCGGGGCACGTCGAGACGGGCGAGCCCGGCACCAGCGACCCGGCGCTCCGCACGGCCTGA
- a CDS encoding ATP-binding protein encodes MTTAPGPHDEASPVTLLESRFTQDDLPRLRMLVAQFADHQGLTEPRRSEFIVALDAVAVNAVEHAGGGGTLVLQRSNGHLACHIHDVGLGFSADVVPDLAPGLDGRATGRGLWLATLLTDELTISGGPDGSRVTLAVRLPGPH; translated from the coding sequence ATGACGACCGCGCCAGGCCCGCACGACGAGGCCTCTCCCGTCACCCTGCTGGAGTCTCGTTTCACGCAGGACGACCTGCCCCGGCTGCGTATGCTCGTCGCGCAGTTCGCCGACCACCAAGGGCTGACCGAGCCACGGCGCAGCGAATTCATCGTGGCCCTGGACGCGGTGGCGGTCAACGCCGTCGAGCACGCGGGCGGCGGCGGCACACTGGTCCTGCAGCGCAGCAACGGCCATCTGGCCTGCCACATCCACGACGTGGGCCTCGGCTTCAGCGCCGACGTCGTCCCCGACCTGGCCCCCGGCCTCGACGGCCGCGCGACCGGCCGAGGCCTGTGGCTCGCCACCCTGCTCACCGACGAGCTCACCATCTCGGGCGGCCCCGACGGCAGCAGGGTGACCCTGGCCGTGCGGCTCCCCGGCCCTCACTGA
- a CDS encoding class I SAM-dependent methyltransferase has product MSDRTTDPTPGTHAASGTHAASGTAVSAAESAEAFWDERYNQSGRLWSGEPNAALVRETEGLTSGSALDLGCGEGGDAIWLARQGWRVTATDISRVALARAAEHADQAGVADRVDWQHHDLGASFPAGSYDLVCAQFLHSLHEMPREQILRAAAAAVAEGGTLLIVGHMGFPAWETEPHPGVDFPTPEKVLASLDLPAGQWDVLACETHEHSLTAPDGAPSTRTNYTVKLRRRFSR; this is encoded by the coding sequence ATGAGCGACCGCACGACCGACCCCACGCCCGGCACCCACGCCGCTTCGGGCACCCACGCCGCTTCCGGCACCGCCGTCTCCGCCGCCGAATCGGCCGAGGCATTCTGGGACGAGCGCTACAACCAGAGCGGCCGTCTGTGGAGCGGCGAACCCAATGCCGCCCTCGTCCGCGAGACCGAGGGGCTCACTTCCGGGAGCGCCCTCGATCTGGGCTGCGGAGAGGGAGGCGACGCGATCTGGCTCGCGCGGCAGGGCTGGCGCGTCACCGCCACCGATATCTCCCGCGTCGCCCTCGCCCGCGCGGCCGAGCACGCGGACCAGGCCGGGGTCGCCGACCGCGTGGACTGGCAGCACCACGACCTGGGCGCTTCCTTCCCGGCCGGCAGCTACGACCTGGTCTGCGCCCAGTTCCTGCACTCCCTGCACGAGATGCCGCGCGAGCAGATCCTGCGCGCCGCCGCCGCGGCCGTCGCCGAGGGCGGCACACTCCTGATCGTCGGCCACATGGGCTTTCCCGCCTGGGAGACCGAACCTCACCCCGGCGTCGACTTCCCCACCCCCGAGAAGGTCCTGGCCTCGCTCGATCTGCCGGCCGGGCAGTGGGACGTACTCGCCTGCGAAACCCACGAACACTCTCTGACGGCCCCGGACGGAGCGCCCTCCACCCGGACCAACTACACGGTCAAGCTGCGGCGCCGGTTCAGCCGGTGA
- a CDS encoding helix-turn-helix domain-containing protein — translation MGDDAELTDVLTAVGPRLRALRKARGATLARLSEETGISLSTLSRLEAGQREPTLKLLLPLAKAYGVPLDELVGAPQTGDPRIHPRPFLRHGNTWVPLTRYLGGMHAYKQVMPVARNGNRQTTRPEQGTHEGYEWLYVLSGRLLLALGDHDLVLTAGEAAEFDTRTPHGFSNAGDIPVEFLALFGAQGERMHVRVRPGGGEGDDGDQ, via the coding sequence ATGGGCGACGATGCCGAACTCACGGATGTGCTGACCGCCGTCGGGCCGAGGCTGAGGGCGCTGCGGAAGGCGCGTGGCGCCACCCTGGCCCGGCTGAGCGAGGAGACCGGCATCTCCCTGAGCACGCTCTCGCGCCTTGAGGCCGGACAGCGGGAGCCGACCCTGAAGCTCCTGCTCCCGCTGGCCAAGGCGTACGGCGTACCGCTCGACGAACTGGTCGGCGCGCCCCAGACGGGTGATCCGCGGATCCACCCGCGGCCGTTCCTGCGCCACGGCAACACGTGGGTGCCCCTGACCCGCTACCTCGGCGGAATGCACGCCTACAAGCAGGTCATGCCGGTCGCCAGGAACGGCAACCGGCAGACCACGCGCCCCGAGCAGGGCACGCACGAGGGCTACGAGTGGCTCTACGTACTCTCCGGCCGCCTGCTCCTTGCCCTGGGCGACCACGACCTGGTGCTCACCGCGGGCGAAGCCGCCGAGTTCGACACCCGCACCCCGCACGGGTTCTCCAACGCCGGCGACATCCCCGTCGAATTCCTCGCCCTGTTCGGGGCCCAGGGCGAGCGCATGCACGTACGCGTCAGGCCGGGCGGCGGCGAGGGAGACGACGGGGACCAGTAA
- a CDS encoding TetR/AcrR family transcriptional regulator, which produces MSPKPMVRPGGRSARVQESVHAAVRELQAELGREALTVPLVAARAGVTPSTVYRRWGDLQELLSDVAVEHLRPEEAPADLGTLRADLGAWAEQFLDEMASPPGRAYIRDALLGDPDGSNAGHCSAYAAQQIDIVLARAAERGEAAPDTEQVVDRVVAPMMYRILFRPGQLDAAYARALVDHALSE; this is translated from the coding sequence ATGAGTCCCAAGCCCATGGTCCGGCCCGGAGGGCGCAGCGCCCGAGTTCAGGAGTCAGTGCACGCGGCGGTGCGTGAGCTGCAGGCCGAGCTGGGGCGCGAGGCGCTGACCGTTCCTCTCGTCGCGGCTCGCGCGGGGGTGACGCCGTCGACCGTCTACCGCCGGTGGGGAGACCTTCAGGAGCTCCTGTCCGACGTCGCGGTCGAACACCTGCGCCCCGAGGAGGCGCCGGCCGACCTCGGCACCCTGCGTGCGGACCTCGGCGCCTGGGCCGAGCAGTTCCTCGACGAAATGGCCTCCCCGCCGGGGCGCGCGTACATCAGGGACGCCCTTCTCGGGGACCCGGACGGGAGCAACGCCGGCCACTGCTCCGCCTACGCCGCGCAACAGATCGACATCGTCCTGGCGCGCGCGGCGGAGCGAGGCGAGGCCGCGCCGGACACGGAGCAGGTCGTCGACCGGGTCGTGGCCCCGATGATGTACCGCATCCTCTTCCGCCCCGGCCAACTGGACGCCGCTTACGCGCGCGCACTCGTGGACCACGCCCTCTCGGAGTAG
- a CDS encoding ATP-binding cassette domain-containing protein, which translates to MSVPTTPSASLTCSALSFQWPDGTSVFDGLSVSIGRGRTGLVGANGTGKSTLLRLLAGQLRPSQGSVTVGGTLAHLPQNITLDTTLRVDQALGIAERRAALRAIESGDVREEHFETVGDDWDVEERALAQLGSLGLGDIELDRAVGQLSGGETVLLRLAALLLERPDVLLLDEPTNNLDLFARRRLYEAVDSWRSGVLVVVSHDLDLLERVDRIAELRSGSVSWYGGGWSAYEEALATEQEAAGRMLRAAEADVRRQKRELEETQVKVARRQRHSKKMDAQRRAPRIVAGEKKRSAQESGDKLRGLHEERLSEARERREEAADAIRNDAEIRVSLPHTAVPAGRTVLTLRELRPRFGTLREGTLHVQGPERIALVGRNGAGKTTLLRTLTGELAPLSGEVRTSVPLRFLPQRLDVLDDGLSVAANVARLAPGLTDNHIRSQLARFLFKGARAEQLAGTLSGGERFRAALAAMMLAAPAPQLLILDEPTNNLDLASVRQLTGALESYEGALLIASHDLTFLESIGVTRWVHVAEELQETTADEVRDLLAARGRADAGESSA; encoded by the coding sequence ATGTCTGTACCCACCACCCCCAGCGCCTCCCTGACCTGCTCCGCCCTCTCCTTCCAGTGGCCGGACGGCACGAGCGTCTTCGACGGTCTGTCCGTCAGCATCGGCAGGGGTCGCACCGGACTCGTCGGCGCCAACGGCACCGGCAAATCAACCCTGTTGCGCCTGCTCGCCGGTCAACTGCGCCCCTCCCAGGGGTCGGTGACCGTCGGCGGCACCCTGGCCCATCTCCCGCAGAACATCACCCTCGACACGACCCTGCGCGTCGACCAGGCCCTGGGCATCGCCGAGCGGCGTGCCGCACTGCGCGCCATCGAATCCGGCGACGTACGCGAGGAGCACTTCGAGACGGTCGGCGACGACTGGGACGTCGAGGAGCGGGCCTTGGCCCAGCTGGGGTCACTCGGCCTCGGTGACATCGAACTCGACCGGGCGGTAGGACAGTTGTCCGGCGGGGAGACCGTGCTGCTGCGCCTGGCAGCGCTCCTCCTGGAACGCCCGGACGTCCTCCTCCTCGACGAACCGACCAACAACCTCGACCTGTTCGCGCGCCGCAGGCTCTACGAGGCCGTCGACTCCTGGCGCTCCGGCGTCCTCGTCGTGGTCAGCCACGACCTCGACCTGCTCGAACGCGTCGACCGCATCGCCGAGCTGCGCTCCGGGTCGGTGAGCTGGTACGGCGGCGGCTGGTCCGCCTACGAGGAAGCCCTTGCCACCGAGCAGGAAGCGGCGGGACGGATGCTGCGGGCCGCGGAGGCCGACGTACGCCGCCAGAAGCGTGAACTGGAGGAGACCCAGGTCAAGGTGGCCCGTCGCCAGCGGCACAGCAAGAAGATGGACGCCCAGCGGCGCGCCCCGCGCATCGTGGCGGGCGAGAAGAAGCGCTCCGCGCAGGAGTCGGGGGACAAGCTCCGGGGCCTGCACGAGGAGCGGCTCAGCGAGGCACGCGAGCGGCGCGAGGAGGCCGCGGACGCGATCCGCAACGACGCCGAGATCCGCGTCAGCCTCCCGCACACCGCTGTGCCGGCGGGCCGCACCGTGCTGACCCTGCGCGAACTGCGCCCCCGCTTCGGTACGTTGCGGGAGGGCACCCTGCATGTGCAGGGACCCGAGCGGATCGCCCTCGTCGGGCGCAACGGCGCCGGCAAGACGACGCTGCTGCGCACCCTCACCGGGGAGTTGGCCCCACTGTCCGGCGAGGTCAGGACGTCGGTGCCGCTGCGGTTCCTGCCGCAGCGTCTGGATGTCCTTGACGACGGGCTGAGCGTCGCGGCGAACGTCGCCCGCCTTGCTCCCGGGCTCACCGACAACCACATCCGTTCGCAGCTGGCGCGCTTCCTCTTCAAAGGGGCTCGTGCCGAACAACTGGCGGGCACCCTGTCGGGCGGCGAGCGCTTCCGTGCCGCGCTCGCGGCGATGATGCTCGCCGCGCCGGCCCCTCAGCTGCTGATCCTCGACGAGCCGACCAACAACCTCGACCTGGCCAGTGTGCGCCAGCTCACCGGCGCGCTCGAGTCGTACGAGGGAGCGCTCCTGATCGCCAGTCACGACCTGACGTTCCTGGAGTCGATCGGCGTCACGCGCTGGGTGCACGTCGCGGAGGAACTCCAGGAGACCACCGCGGACGAGGTCCGCGACCTCTTGGCGGCACGCGGCCGGGCGGATGCCGGAGAATCCTCGGCCTAG